A window from Canis lupus baileyi chromosome 4, mCanLup2.hap1, whole genome shotgun sequence encodes these proteins:
- the FNDC9 gene encoding fibronectin type III domain-containing protein 9, protein MNIEVGNVSYTGAIISWSSSEPCLEDYYHIMYRPNWNSIFSGYLRYSFHHEEKVPRTISSVVLEHLAPSTLYFLCISCKKAAFPYRHYCTMFHTLDKSPLAAGSSLVDPQISLWVLMAILLACFTAVLAFICLQFWCIRCHEPRWSYRAGHMEEANGLVRWPEEAPALGQREEDLQGLPLVEMPRKNSGAEAEPEAEGEADQDDAADEDAANQDVPDVGALLRGGGDHPAILPHFRE, encoded by the coding sequence ATGAACATCGAGGTTGGGAACGTTTCTTATACAGGAGCCATCATTTCCTGGTCATCCTCAGAGCCCTGCCTGGAGGACTATTACCATATTATGTACAGGCCCAACTGGAACAGCATCTTCTCCGGCTATCTTCGCTACAGCTTCCATCACGAGGAGAAAGTGCCTCGAACAATCAGTTCTGTGGTGCTGGAACACCTCGCCCCTTCTACTCTCTACTTCCTGTGTATCAGCTGCAAGAAGGCTGCCTTCCCCTATAGGCACTACTGCACCATGTTCCATACCCTGGATAAGAGCCCACTGGCTGCTGGAAGTTCCCTAGTAGACCCCCAAATCTCCCTGTGGGTGTTGATGGCCATTCTGCTGGCTTGCTTCACAGCCGTCTTAGCTTTCATTTGCCTCCAGTTCTGGTGCATCCGTTGTCATGAGCCTCGATGGTCCTACAGAGCCGGCCACATGGAGGAAGCCAATGGGTTGGTGAGATGGCCAGAGGAGGCCCCGGCTCTTGGTCAGAGAGAGGAAGACCTGCAGGGGCTCCCCCTGGTGGAAATGCCACGCAAGAACTCCGGAGCTGAAGCCGAACCAGAAGCTGAAGGTGAAGCCGACCAGGATGATGCAGCTGACGAGGACGCTGCCAATCAGGATGTCCCTGATGTGGGTGCCTTACTGAGGGGCGGTGGTGATCATCCTGCCATACTGCCTCATTTTAGGGAGTGA